In one Microbacterium invictum genomic region, the following are encoded:
- a CDS encoding CPBP family intramembrane glutamic endopeptidase encodes MPALPEVATLHRPALSAKLAPAILVCLAAPAFFVLLLPWLGWVLLAAGLVAAFLVERSEARRGGPAEEQFEGRRPPGILRDLSLIAAGMLIVSAIPLKAELDNLAMLRFTVALGGAVLVPYLVSRFVYRDYAIRFPWRGGGRWSGLQWGWLVGVLVLGWLILPFYFITSGVYQNWPVVDTPDLIARLFVGVGAVGIWDELFFICTCFALLRRHFPDVQANVLQAIIFVSFLWELGYRAWGPVLTIPFALLQGYIFMRTRSLAYVVTVHLLFDAVVFAVLVHAHNPGLLDGLFFVPSP; translated from the coding sequence ATGCCGGCGCTCCCCGAGGTCGCGACCCTTCACCGGCCGGCGCTGTCGGCCAAGCTCGCCCCGGCGATCCTGGTGTGCCTCGCGGCCCCTGCGTTCTTCGTGCTGCTGCTGCCCTGGCTCGGGTGGGTGCTGCTGGCGGCCGGACTGGTCGCGGCGTTCCTCGTCGAGCGGTCCGAGGCCCGTCGCGGCGGCCCCGCGGAAGAGCAGTTCGAGGGACGCCGGCCCCCCGGCATCCTCCGCGACCTGTCTCTGATCGCCGCGGGGATGCTCATCGTCAGCGCGATCCCCCTCAAGGCCGAGCTCGACAACCTCGCGATGCTGCGGTTCACCGTGGCGCTCGGGGGAGCGGTGCTGGTGCCCTACCTGGTGTCGCGCTTCGTCTACCGCGACTACGCCATCCGCTTCCCGTGGCGTGGCGGCGGCCGCTGGAGCGGGCTGCAGTGGGGCTGGCTCGTCGGCGTCCTCGTGCTCGGCTGGCTGATCCTGCCGTTCTACTTCATTACCTCGGGGGTCTACCAGAACTGGCCCGTCGTCGACACGCCCGACCTCATCGCGCGCCTGTTCGTCGGCGTCGGGGCGGTGGGCATCTGGGACGAGCTGTTCTTCATCTGCACGTGCTTCGCGCTGCTGCGCCGCCACTTCCCCGACGTGCAGGCCAACGTGCTGCAGGCGATCATCTTCGTGTCGTTCCTGTGGGAGCTGGGCTACCGCGCCTGGGGGCCGGTGCTCACCATCCCGTTCGCGCTCCTGCAGGGCTACATCTTCATGCGCACGCGGTCGCTGGCGTATGTGGTGACGGTGCACCTGCTCTTCGACGCGGTGGTGTTCGCCGTGCTCGTGCACGCCCACAACCCGGGGCTCCTCGACGGACTGTTCTTCGTCCCGAGCCCCTGA
- the trmB gene encoding tRNA (guanosine(46)-N7)-methyltransferase TrmB, whose product MPEPTDVRVFRERPVSFVRRSGRMSEAQERAWEELSGHYLLEFERGEAATSVRPDAAIDPARVFGRRAPLVVEIGSGQGHAIVHAAASRPDVDFLAVEVFRAGLARTMLDAGRAGARNLRLAEANAPEVLEHLLPAGSVDELWIFFPDPWHKKRHTKRRLIDADFAPTVRRALRPGGVVRLATDWEDYAQQMRAVFDDASGFARDFAGEWAERHPGRVLTAFERKGERAGRAIRDLAYRTDGGR is encoded by the coding sequence ATGCCCGAACCCACCGACGTGCGCGTCTTCCGCGAGCGGCCGGTGTCATTCGTCCGGCGCAGCGGCCGGATGTCCGAGGCGCAGGAGCGCGCGTGGGAGGAGCTGTCGGGGCACTACCTGCTGGAGTTCGAGCGCGGCGAGGCCGCGACGAGCGTGCGTCCGGACGCCGCCATCGACCCCGCGCGGGTCTTCGGCCGGCGAGCGCCCCTCGTGGTGGAGATCGGCTCGGGCCAGGGGCACGCGATCGTCCACGCCGCGGCATCCCGTCCCGACGTCGACTTCCTGGCCGTCGAAGTGTTCCGGGCGGGCCTCGCCCGTACGATGCTCGACGCCGGTCGCGCCGGGGCGCGGAACCTCCGCCTGGCCGAGGCGAACGCCCCCGAGGTGCTGGAGCACCTGCTGCCGGCGGGCTCGGTGGACGAGCTGTGGATCTTCTTCCCCGACCCGTGGCACAAGAAGCGGCACACCAAGCGTCGCCTGATCGACGCGGATTTCGCCCCGACGGTGCGGCGCGCGCTCCGCCCCGGAGGTGTGGTGCGTCTGGCCACCGACTGGGAGGACTACGCGCAGCAGATGCGCGCCGTCTTCGACGATGCGTCGGGCTTCGCCCGCGACTTCGCGGGGGAGTGGGCCGAGCGCCACCCCGGCCGCGTGCTCACGGCGTTCGAGCGCAAGGGCGAGCGTGCGGGACGCGCGATCCGCGACCTCGCCTATCGCACCGACGGCGGACGCTGA
- a CDS encoding DUF3097 family protein: MDDRYGGDVLSAGWRERGRPVVARVAAERDLVIEVADDGFCGAVTGVTGGLVELEDRLGRRRVFPLGPGFLIDGADVILDPPRPAAASAPRRTASGSFAVADARARTARASRILVEGRHDAELVEKVWGDDLRVEGVVVEYLEGVDHLADVLDADPPGPGRRYGVLVDHLVPGSKESRLAAAVEASRHGPSVRIVGHPFIDVWQCVTPRAMGITAWPEVPRGTEFKVGVCRALGWPARDQADIARAWQRILARVTSFRDLEPALLGRVEELIDFVTEPGAA, translated from the coding sequence ATGGACGATCGATACGGTGGCGATGTGCTGTCGGCGGGATGGCGCGAGCGCGGCCGCCCGGTGGTGGCGCGCGTGGCGGCCGAGCGCGACCTGGTGATCGAGGTCGCCGACGACGGATTCTGCGGCGCCGTGACCGGGGTCACCGGAGGTCTCGTCGAGCTCGAGGACCGTCTGGGCCGCCGGCGGGTGTTCCCCCTCGGCCCCGGATTCCTCATCGACGGCGCGGACGTGATCCTCGACCCGCCGCGCCCCGCGGCGGCGTCGGCGCCGCGGCGCACGGCCTCGGGGTCGTTCGCGGTCGCCGACGCGCGGGCGCGTACGGCCCGCGCGAGTCGCATCCTCGTGGAGGGACGGCACGACGCCGAACTGGTCGAGAAGGTGTGGGGCGACGACCTGCGGGTCGAGGGGGTGGTGGTGGAGTACCTCGAGGGGGTCGATCATCTCGCCGACGTCCTCGACGCCGATCCGCCGGGACCCGGCCGCCGGTACGGCGTGCTCGTCGACCACCTCGTGCCCGGGTCGAAGGAGTCGCGGCTGGCCGCCGCGGTCGAGGCATCCCGGCACGGGCCGTCGGTGCGCATCGTCGGGCACCCCTTCATCGACGTGTGGCAGTGCGTCACGCCGCGGGCGATGGGGATCACCGCGTGGCCCGAGGTGCCGCGGGGCACCGAGTTCAAGGTCGGGGTGTGCCGCGCACTGGGATGGCCTGCCCGCGATCAGGCCGACATCGCCCGGGCCTGGCAGCGGATCCTCGCGCGGGTGACGTCGTTCCGCGACCTGGAGCCCGCCCTCCTCGGACGCGTGGAGGAGCTCATCGATTTCGTGACCGAACCCGGCGCCGCGTGA
- a CDS encoding TPM domain-containing protein translates to MRARWAAALTAALTMILVGVGPAASATDPVELGAGYVVDESDVLDQAQESAVQDRLAELYDQTGIDLYTVFVSEFTNPADSQQWADEVARLNGLGVDQYVLAVATDGREYYISADSAGPVSADELTAIEGEIRPFLRDGDWVGAVSTTVDGFESATTAGAGAGWIFVLVVVAIGAIVVIWLVVRRRRSRGSGASGATGPPVAAQVPLADLERQASSALVDTDDAVRTSEQELGFARAQFGDDATVDFVAALESAKAQLAEAFTLKQRLDDEIADTDADRREWNERILQLCQAANAELDEKAADFDALRELERTAPDALARVRAERETAITRLRDTEERMTQLRTTYRDTALSAVADNVDQARQRLGFAEQQLTEAQTALDAGDGGEAAVGIRAAEEAVDQAQTLENAVEKQAADLSDAEAAASALIAELERETAASGALPDPDGQVAAAVAATRQVTQLARDEVAATPRDPLATLQRLQAADQQLDALVAGIRDAQAEQQRLTEGLARTLAAARARVAAAEDYIMTRRGAVGANARTRLAEAGAAAVRAEQLQTSDPRAALAEAQRAQALADEALASAQRDVGAFDRGGYNSDGMFGGGPGGGGGSDILGAILGGIVVNSLRSGGGSSRRSGGSASFGSRRSGGGGFRTGSFGGGGTRGRRGGGRF, encoded by the coding sequence ATGCGTGCGCGATGGGCGGCGGCGCTCACGGCGGCGCTGACGATGATCCTCGTGGGTGTCGGACCCGCCGCCTCGGCGACCGACCCGGTCGAGCTGGGGGCCGGCTACGTGGTCGACGAGTCCGATGTGCTCGACCAGGCGCAGGAATCCGCCGTGCAGGACCGTCTCGCCGAGCTGTACGACCAGACCGGCATCGACCTCTACACGGTGTTCGTCTCGGAGTTCACCAATCCCGCCGACAGTCAGCAGTGGGCCGACGAGGTCGCCCGGCTGAACGGGCTGGGTGTGGATCAGTACGTCCTCGCCGTCGCGACCGACGGGCGGGAGTACTACATCTCCGCCGACAGCGCCGGTCCCGTCTCGGCGGACGAGCTCACCGCCATCGAAGGCGAGATCCGTCCCTTCCTCCGCGACGGCGACTGGGTGGGCGCGGTGTCCACCACGGTCGACGGCTTTGAGTCCGCCACGACCGCCGGTGCCGGGGCGGGGTGGATCTTCGTTCTCGTCGTCGTGGCGATCGGCGCGATCGTCGTCATCTGGCTCGTCGTGCGTCGCCGCCGCTCCAGAGGCTCCGGCGCTTCCGGCGCGACCGGCCCGCCCGTGGCCGCGCAGGTGCCGCTGGCCGACCTCGAGCGGCAGGCCTCCTCTGCCCTCGTCGACACCGACGACGCCGTCCGCACGAGCGAGCAGGAGCTCGGCTTCGCCCGCGCGCAGTTCGGTGACGATGCGACCGTCGACTTCGTGGCCGCCCTCGAGAGCGCCAAGGCGCAGCTCGCCGAGGCCTTCACGCTCAAGCAGCGCCTCGATGACGAGATCGCCGACACCGACGCCGACCGCCGCGAGTGGAACGAGCGCATCCTGCAGCTCTGCCAGGCCGCCAACGCCGAGCTCGACGAGAAGGCCGCCGACTTCGATGCGCTGCGCGAGCTCGAACGGACCGCCCCCGACGCGCTCGCCCGGGTAAGGGCGGAGCGCGAGACCGCGATCACCCGACTCCGCGACACCGAAGAGCGGATGACGCAGCTGCGCACGACCTATCGCGACACCGCGCTCAGCGCCGTCGCCGACAACGTCGATCAGGCGCGACAGCGTCTCGGGTTCGCCGAGCAGCAGCTGACCGAGGCCCAGACGGCTCTCGACGCCGGCGACGGCGGCGAGGCCGCCGTCGGCATCCGCGCGGCGGAAGAGGCCGTCGACCAGGCGCAGACCCTCGAGAACGCGGTCGAGAAGCAGGCTGCCGATCTGAGCGACGCCGAGGCGGCGGCATCCGCTCTCATCGCCGAGCTCGAGCGCGAGACGGCCGCGTCCGGCGCGCTCCCCGATCCGGACGGTCAGGTCGCCGCTGCGGTGGCGGCCACGCGGCAGGTCACCCAGCTCGCCCGCGACGAAGTGGCGGCGACGCCTCGCGACCCGCTGGCGACCCTGCAGCGGCTCCAGGCCGCCGATCAGCAGCTGGATGCCCTCGTGGCGGGCATCCGCGATGCTCAGGCCGAGCAGCAGCGGCTGACCGAGGGCCTGGCACGCACCCTCGCCGCCGCCCGCGCCCGAGTCGCCGCGGCCGAGGATTACATCATGACCAGGCGCGGGGCGGTGGGCGCGAACGCCCGCACCCGCCTGGCCGAAGCCGGCGCGGCCGCGGTCCGCGCCGAGCAGCTGCAGACCTCCGACCCGCGCGCGGCGCTGGCCGAGGCGCAGCGCGCTCAGGCGCTCGCCGACGAGGCCCTCGCCTCGGCTCAGCGCGACGTCGGCGCGTTCGACCGCGGCGGGTACAACAGCGACGGCATGTTCGGCGGCGGCCCGGGCGGGGGTGGCGGCAGCGACATCCTCGGCGCGATCCTCGGCGGCATCGTGGTGAACTCCCTCCGCAGCGGCGGCGGCTCATCGCGGCGCTCCGGAGGGTCCGCCTCGTTCGGCAGCCGCCGCTCGGGCGGCGGCGGATTCCGCACCGGTAGCTTCGGTGGTGGAGGCACCCGCGGGCGCCGCGGAGGTGGCCGCTTCTGA
- a CDS encoding PspA/IM30 family protein, which yields MAKQSIFGRISTLVRANINALIDQAEDPQKMLDQLVRDYTNSIADAESAIAETIGNLRLLERDHQEDVQAAAEWGNKALAASRKADELRTQGNTVDADKFDNLAKIALQRQISEESEARAIAPTIATQTEVVDKLKDGLNGMKQKLEQLKSKRSELLSRAKVAEAQTKVHDAVRSIDVLDPTSELGRFEDKVRRQEALAQGKQELAASSLDAQFNALEDVGELTEVEARLAALKTGGPTPQALPASPDTV from the coding sequence ATGGCCAAGCAGTCCATCTTCGGTCGCATCTCCACGCTCGTCCGAGCGAACATCAACGCCCTCATCGACCAGGCCGAGGATCCGCAGAAGATGCTCGATCAGCTGGTGCGCGACTACACCAACTCGATCGCCGACGCCGAGTCGGCGATCGCCGAGACCATCGGCAACCTGCGCCTGCTCGAGCGCGACCACCAGGAGGACGTGCAGGCCGCGGCCGAATGGGGCAACAAGGCCCTCGCCGCCAGCCGCAAGGCCGACGAGCTGCGGACCCAGGGCAACACCGTCGATGCCGACAAGTTCGACAACCTCGCCAAGATCGCGCTGCAGCGCCAGATCAGCGAGGAGAGCGAGGCGCGGGCGATCGCCCCGACCATCGCCACGCAGACCGAGGTCGTCGACAAGCTCAAGGACGGCCTGAACGGCATGAAGCAGAAGCTCGAGCAGCTGAAGTCCAAGCGCTCCGAGCTGCTGTCGCGTGCGAAGGTCGCCGAGGCGCAGACCAAGGTGCACGACGCCGTCCGGTCCATCGACGTGCTCGACCCCACGAGCGAGCTCGGCCGGTTCGAGGATAAGGTCCGGCGCCAGGAGGCCCTGGCCCAGGGCAAGCAGGAGCTGGCCGCGTCGAGCCTGGACGCCCAGTTCAACGCCCTCGAGGATGTCGGCGAGCTGACCGAGGTCGAAGCGCGCCTGGCTGCGCTGAAGACCGGCGGCCCGACGCCCCAGGCGCTCCCGGCCAGCCCCGACACGGTCTGA
- a CDS encoding arginase family protein has product MARFIVVPQWQGSSSSRAMRLIDGALAIAGDLPRTATTILEVPTEAGEDLGSGVRRFSSLTRIAELVSRAVTDGDGPAVVVGGDCGVALPSLRALDTSDIAVLWLDAHADLQTPATSPSGAFHGMVVRALLGDAPAGLALDPPLPAARVLLAGTREFDPEEEAFAPASGITLLGADALADPDRIADAVVATGASRVYLHVDLDVLDPGLISGVSHPVPFGATVEQVVGTIRAVRAKLPLAGATLTEFSPAEPEVAVDDLGAILRIVGALA; this is encoded by the coding sequence GTGGCACGGTTCATCGTCGTCCCGCAGTGGCAGGGCTCGTCGTCGTCACGGGCCATGCGTCTGATCGACGGGGCGCTCGCGATCGCCGGCGACCTCCCCCGCACCGCGACCACGATCCTCGAGGTCCCCACCGAAGCCGGCGAGGACCTCGGCTCAGGGGTGCGCCGATTCAGCTCGCTCACCCGGATCGCCGAACTCGTCTCGCGCGCGGTCACCGATGGCGACGGGCCGGCGGTGGTGGTCGGCGGCGACTGCGGGGTGGCGCTCCCCTCTCTCCGGGCGCTCGACACCTCGGACATCGCCGTCCTCTGGCTCGACGCCCACGCCGATCTGCAGACACCGGCGACCTCGCCGAGCGGCGCCTTCCACGGAATGGTCGTGCGAGCCCTCCTCGGCGACGCTCCGGCGGGGCTCGCCCTGGATCCGCCCCTCCCCGCCGCGCGGGTCCTCCTGGCCGGAACCCGCGAGTTCGATCCCGAAGAGGAGGCCTTCGCCCCGGCATCCGGGATCACCCTCCTCGGCGCTGACGCCCTCGCCGACCCCGACCGGATCGCCGACGCGGTCGTGGCGACCGGCGCGAGCCGGGTCTACCTCCACGTCGACCTCGACGTGCTCGACCCCGGACTCATCAGCGGGGTGAGTCATCCCGTGCCCTTCGGCGCAACGGTGGAGCAGGTCGTCGGCACGATCCGCGCCGTCCGCGCCAAACTCCCACTTGCGGGCGCGACCCTCACCGAGTTCTCCCCCGCCGAACCCGAGGTCGCCGTCGACGACCTCGGCGCCATCCTGCGCATCGTCGGGGCGCTGGCGTGA
- a CDS encoding Fe-S oxidoreductase, which translates to MSGEGADPDRLIPAFLLDSPVSYLGYLYGCALGRVWGALWSTGRVERRGGLVVFRGMPRWTFARGGVCVGDCFLTGAGTIDDRLLRHEAVHRRQWRRYGLLMPVLYLLAGRDALQNRFEIEAGLEDGRYLPRKPERLSAES; encoded by the coding sequence GTGAGCGGCGAGGGCGCCGATCCCGACCGGCTCATCCCCGCGTTCCTGCTGGACTCCCCCGTCAGCTACCTCGGATACCTCTACGGGTGCGCCCTCGGCCGCGTGTGGGGCGCCCTGTGGAGCACCGGCCGGGTCGAGCGCCGGGGCGGCCTGGTCGTCTTCCGCGGGATGCCGCGCTGGACCTTCGCCCGCGGGGGCGTCTGCGTGGGCGACTGCTTCCTCACCGGTGCGGGCACGATCGACGATCGGCTCCTCCGTCATGAGGCGGTGCACCGGCGCCAGTGGCGACGGTACGGACTGCTGATGCCGGTGCTCTACCTGCTGGCCGGCCGCGATGCGCTCCAGAACCGTTTCGAGATCGAAGCGGGCCTGGAGGACGGTCGCTACCTTCCCCGAAAGCCGGAGCGCCTCAGCGCGGAGAGCTGA
- a CDS encoding SIP domain-containing protein: protein MSKIAPSPTEHNTAACRSSRHTRVQHVIAADETSLAELEALLSTLPLCSTGRVFIEIPDDTACTDIAVPPRMVLTWLDRSRRSGAPGTGRGCASGEALSRAVIAWADEMLCDDGDATRIHLLGGYLGTADIVEHLTGVRGIAPAHIHTPPRYGLSSPR, encoded by the coding sequence ATGTCGAAGATCGCCCCGTCGCCCACCGAGCACAACACCGCCGCCTGCCGGTCGTCGCGCCACACCCGGGTGCAGCACGTGATCGCCGCCGACGAGACCTCGCTCGCCGAGCTCGAGGCGCTCCTGTCGACCCTGCCGCTGTGCTCGACCGGTCGTGTGTTCATCGAGATCCCCGACGACACCGCCTGCACCGACATCGCGGTGCCGCCGCGGATGGTGCTCACGTGGCTCGACCGCTCGCGCCGCAGCGGCGCTCCCGGCACGGGCCGCGGCTGCGCCTCGGGTGAGGCACTGTCCCGCGCGGTGATCGCCTGGGCCGACGAGATGCTCTGCGACGACGGTGACGCCACGCGCATCCACCTGCTCGGCGGGTACCTCGGAACCGCCGACATCGTCGAGCACCTGACCGGCGTCCGCGGGATCGCGCCCGCCCACATCCACACGCCGCCCCGCTACGGCCTCAGCTCTCCGCGCTGA
- a CDS encoding tyrosine-protein phosphatase, with the protein MTGADPPVPGSVNLRDTGGLPAGRGRTRSGVLFRSGNLAQLHDDGVAALGRLGIRTIVDLRAEDEVAHAPSRVESLAVTTAHVPLFLGSVTSFFTEDMSLSDMYRSLAEESGGQIVAAIRAILDGPPALVHCTVGKDRTGVTVAIALAAVGVDREAVISDYARTEELLPEWRNRDIVARLKERHPEAVHLEELATRSPAPVMRAFLDDLDERYGSAAGFLVAHGLGEDEVRRLREVLVDEPAGASEKDLASSESG; encoded by the coding sequence ATGACCGGCGCGGATCCGCCCGTTCCCGGCAGCGTCAATCTCCGCGACACCGGGGGGCTCCCGGCCGGTCGTGGGCGGACGCGCTCGGGCGTGCTTTTCCGGTCGGGGAACCTCGCCCAGCTCCACGACGACGGTGTGGCGGCGCTCGGTCGCCTGGGCATCCGGACCATCGTCGATCTGCGGGCCGAGGACGAGGTGGCCCACGCTCCGAGTCGGGTGGAGTCACTGGCGGTCACCACGGCGCACGTGCCGCTGTTCCTCGGATCGGTCACCTCGTTCTTCACCGAGGACATGAGCCTGTCCGACATGTACCGCTCGCTCGCCGAGGAGTCGGGCGGGCAGATCGTGGCGGCGATCCGCGCCATCCTCGACGGCCCGCCCGCACTGGTCCACTGCACGGTGGGGAAGGACCGGACGGGGGTCACCGTCGCGATCGCGCTCGCTGCGGTCGGAGTGGACCGCGAGGCGGTCATCTCGGACTACGCCCGGACCGAGGAGCTCCTGCCCGAGTGGCGAAACCGTGACATCGTGGCGCGGCTGAAGGAGCGGCATCCCGAAGCCGTCCACCTGGAGGAGCTCGCCACCCGATCCCCGGCGCCGGTGATGCGCGCCTTCCTGGACGACCTCGACGAGCGATACGGGTCCGCGGCGGGCTTCCTCGTCGCGCACGGGCTCGGCGAGGACGAGGTGCGGCGCCTGCGCGAGGTTCTCGTGGACGAGCCGGCCGGCGCGTCCGAGAAAGACCTCGCATCGAGCGAATCAGGTTAG
- a CDS encoding carboxymuconolactone decarboxylase family protein, with the protein MTAEQRVHLSKSAPAVYSSLAGLAKQVGAIAAEAGIDDRLKEIVQIHASQLNGCAYCVRVHVEKGIKAGLDADAVTQIATWRDSGVFSDRERAGLELAEAFTFIHEDGIPDDVYDRVGGVLTEAEYVALSWILISINAFNRLTIAGRYPVPPRETAAATPR; encoded by the coding sequence ATGACCGCGGAACAGCGCGTACACCTGTCGAAGTCGGCTCCGGCCGTCTACAGCTCGCTCGCGGGCCTGGCGAAGCAGGTCGGGGCGATCGCGGCCGAGGCCGGGATCGACGATCGTCTGAAGGAGATCGTGCAGATCCATGCGTCGCAGCTGAACGGGTGCGCCTACTGCGTGCGCGTGCACGTGGAGAAGGGGATCAAGGCCGGGCTCGACGCCGACGCCGTCACGCAGATCGCCACCTGGCGTGATTCGGGCGTCTTCTCCGATCGGGAGCGCGCCGGGCTGGAGCTCGCGGAGGCCTTCACCTTCATCCACGAGGACGGGATCCCCGATGACGTCTACGACCGGGTCGGGGGCGTCCTGACGGAGGCCGAGTACGTCGCACTCAGCTGGATCCTCATCTCGATCAACGCCTTCAACCGCCTCACCATCGCCGGGCGCTACCCGGTTCCGCCGCGCGAGACTGCCGCGGCGACCCCGCGATGA
- a CDS encoding alpha/beta hydrolase, producing MTEPADEFSFLADQAADAGLTGPLPRGERLQIDLADGRVVSGLRWWFDSPDDRPVVTLLHGAGLNAHTWDTTVIALGLPAVAIDLPGHGDSSWRTDAAYVGRMLAPDVAAAITAWTDGPQVLVGQSLGGLTAAAVAAAQPHLVESLVVIDITPGLDPNAGAAEIRRFFAGPTDWASRDELVDRAMAFGLGGGTRQKAARGVYFNSRVRADGRVEWKHHFAHLAAAAGASPAEDGTADAGNDAVAAVLGEAGWEDLAAVRVPLALIRGERGFVTDADVDVFRERVPAASVLTLAGGHNLQEDAPVALAAELRRAAGKG from the coding sequence GTGACCGAACCCGCCGATGAGTTCTCGTTCCTCGCCGATCAGGCCGCCGATGCCGGCCTCACTGGCCCGCTCCCTCGCGGTGAGCGCCTGCAGATCGACCTCGCCGACGGCCGGGTGGTGAGCGGACTGCGCTGGTGGTTCGACTCCCCCGACGACCGCCCCGTCGTGACGCTCCTGCACGGCGCCGGGCTAAACGCCCACACCTGGGACACGACGGTCATCGCCCTGGGCCTCCCCGCCGTCGCGATCGACCTGCCCGGCCACGGCGATTCGTCGTGGCGCACCGACGCGGCCTACGTTGGGCGGATGCTGGCACCCGACGTCGCTGCGGCGATCACCGCGTGGACCGATGGGCCGCAGGTGCTGGTGGGGCAGTCGCTCGGGGGCCTCACCGCCGCCGCGGTCGCCGCCGCGCAGCCCCATCTCGTCGAGAGCCTCGTGGTGATCGACATCACGCCCGGCCTCGACCCGAACGCGGGGGCGGCGGAGATCCGACGATTCTTCGCCGGCCCCACCGACTGGGCCAGCCGCGACGAGCTCGTCGACCGTGCGATGGCGTTCGGGCTCGGCGGCGGCACGCGGCAGAAGGCGGCCCGCGGAGTGTACTTCAACTCGCGCGTCCGCGCGGACGGACGCGTGGAATGGAAGCATCACTTCGCCCACCTCGCCGCGGCAGCGGGCGCCTCACCCGCCGAGGACGGCACCGCGGACGCCGGGAACGACGCCGTCGCCGCGGTCCTCGGCGAGGCAGGGTGGGAAGATCTCGCCGCCGTCCGCGTACCGCTCGCGCTGATCCGCGGCGAGCGCGGCTTCGTCACCGACGCCGATGTCGACGTCTTCCGCGAGCGCGTGCCCGCGGCATCCGTCCTCACTCTGGCGGGCGGCCACAACCTGCAGGAGGACGCCCCCGTCGCCCTGGCTGCGGAGCTGCGTCGCGCGGCCGGGAAGGGTTAA